CCACAAGTATCCCGGCCACAAtgcgccgacagatgcagggCACGACACGTGCGCGTCGCGTTCCATTTTGACCGACGCCGTCTCAACGTTGCTTTTTTCATCCGCTAGGGGATGTATTCCGTcgctgcagtcagactggaaaactcgactgaactAATGACAACGTTGTACAGCAAAATTTATTCTATAAAACAATCAGATGATCTATGTGGTAAATAGCTGTGTGGTTACAAAGCCACTTATAATTTCACCACAACTTTATCAATATATTCTAAGCCTAAgatattaaaaataaaatataaatttATAAAATATAACTTGTAAAATTATAAAGCACTAAATTATAAATAGAAAATATTATTCTAAAATGTATGGTAGCCAACCAAGGTGCCTTTCTAGGTAACAGGTGTGCCTTGTTTCcctccgccttttttttttacttgttattCTTGTGAGTAACGTCTTTCACACAACTTTCGAACACTGCGAAAATGCAGTTAAAAGATGTAACGAAGTATTACTGGTATATACACCACACTAGGACTAAATTTTTGTGTACAGCCACTAGGTTTCGGGAATTCGcggggttctttttttttttcgcgaacttAGGAACCACTGCTCAAGCCcgcctttagaaaaaaaaaaagaaacgaaagtttTCGCGTTTGCATTAGCCATGAGATGCCTCTTTCGCCCCGACCGGTGTTTCAGAAAGCGATGCTGCAacattttcttgaaaaaaaaatttttaactCAAATAAGACTTATTCTTAACCGGGCCTCCTGACCTGAGCTCATTCGCTTTGAAATTCTCATTATGCACATCATAATGATAACAGTAATGTGTATTAATAACAGTTCATGCTCTTTTTTTACGAACGTCAAGGCTTAGAGTTAGACTCCTATCTTCGGTAAAGAAGCTTCATAAATTTCTATCACCTAGCAAGATAAGATAAATGCGATACCCACGAGATCTTTGGCGTGGTCTGTACAAACAAGTTTGACTGTTCACCCTTCTAAATAATATCTAAAGAATGTCTATAAAAAGCATGGACGCTTGCGATCTAGCTTTTTTATTTTTAGGCTATGGTCGTTCCTTTGCTAAGTGAGCAGAGTTCAACAATGCAGAAGGAACAATGCAGTACTTCTCCTGACTGAACACGTTTTCAAACATACCGCGCTATGACATGGCATTTTTCCAACTCGCCGCAACGTTAACGTTATATGGTCCTATGCTCGGGCATGTCGTACATGCCGTAAATTTTTATCCACCTACTAACCCGAACTAAACGGGCAACCTGACAATTTGATCCCCTGCTCAATTTTTTCCATTGACGTCCgtcatttttgtttttaaatgtttGGAATCGTTGGTGTTCCTATGAATGGTTCATAAAAATTTGGAACCTCAAAATTACGtccgctttttttccttcgacaAAAATCGGCGCGTGTTGCCGGACAAGAGTTTTTCACTTTTTGCTCTATGTAGTAAAAAAACTGTGCTTCAAAGATTGTGAAATGTAGAAAATTTAGAAATAGTTTGGAAACAATTGACTTTCTATGAGAACTATTCTGGCTACAACTCTCCCTGTTAAAATAGCATTTACCACCAATTTTTCCGCTGTTGTCCGGCTACAGTAGGCCTTTTTGCGCAGATCCAGCGTATAAACAACGTTCAAAACGAAAAATTTGAAACGACTAGAACACAATCTACAGTAACGTGTCCTTTCATATTACCAAATCGCGCACATTGGGCTCTGCAAAATGAATTCGTTCAGTCACTggcgaaaaaaagaacaacacacatacacacacacacagtacagTCATTTTGGCACTGGTATCAGTGATTCACTAGCAGTCGACACCGAATCACACCACTCACAGGTAACGTACAGCCACACACGCTCCATAGTTGTCGATGGCCTGTGGCCGCAGATGCCAGGAGGTATGCGCGTGGACTTCAGCGAATGCGTCCTCCGGTCAATACCAATCTCAGCTGTACACTGTCTTCTCAAGACCCTGTTCGTCCCTTCCATTGGAGTCCTCCTTGGTTGTTGACAGTTTTAATGTTCTGTATCGTCCGGACCATGTTCTCCCCACTCTTCTAAAAGCCAACGCATCACTCACTAGGCGACCTCTGAAGCTCTCGCTTGTAATAGCTTCGGCTTAATAAACTTTATTCTAGGTGGTCATACCTTCCCTTTTTCGTGCGCTTTGTGTCAAACTTTTCACCCTCTTCTTTTACGTGGTTCACGAGCGTCTTGCGTCTTTCGGGTGTCCTGTCAAGTTGGTCGGCACAAATCGTAGATTTCCGGTGTTCAGTAGGTCGGCGAGTGTCTACAGGCTCTCGTGAAGGTTCGAAGGTAAAGAGTAATGTCACCTTACGTCATTTTTCAAATCTTCGCACATGCTTTATGCAAAGTTAGGTTGCCACTAGAACCATATATGTCCaccccactctcagttctcttATTCTTGATTTATTATGTCAGCATTAGCCATGCAGATTTCCCCTTAATTTATTTTATAAATCTTCACCGTGCCAAAGGTACCGTGCTGATCCTTTCAAAGGTCGAGTGCATCGGCTTTGCTTTTTTCAAGCGTCCACTGCGTTCGCAAGCGTTCACTCTCGTTTTATCAAGCCACTCCAGTGTTCTCAAGCGTCCGCTGCACACCGAAGCGTTCGTTTTGCTTTAAAGCGTTCACCGCGCGCCAAAGTACCCTTTGCACAGCCACCTTTGCATTGTCCGTTCAACAGAGCAACGTGTGGGCTTTTTCGTTTTGGAGGCTAGAGTCACTGTCGCACGTTTATGCCTATGTCAAGCAGAACTTCCATCAATTTGGCTCGTCATCGGTCGGTGGCGCCTGTCAGTTTACATCTCCGTCAGGTTCGAGTCTTCAGGTGTCCACGCCCGTGTGCTCTTTGCCTTTCCACGGGACGCAGCATACAGGCTCGTCATCGACGCCCGCGCCCGGCTTTGGCCGGCAGGGTCACGTGACGTAGGTGGCCGAACGCCCCATGCTGACGCTCGTGGTGCGCGTCCGGCTGAGGCGCATGGTGGCCCCGCGCCACGGGGACGCCGAACCCGGGTGCATGCAACCGATCAGGGCTTCGCGGAAGGAGCCGCGGAACGAGCGCGACATGAACCCGTACACGAGCGGGTTGACGCAGCTGTTCAGGTAGGACAGCAGGTGGAAGCAGGTGCGCAGCGGCTTCAGGTAGGAGTAGTTGAGCGTCGCGACGCCGCCGAACGCCGTGAGCACGTTCAGGATCAGGATGGGCGCCCAGCAGAGCACGAACAGGCAGACGACCAGGATGAGCATCTTGATCACCTGTGGGGGAATCGGAGAAAAAACCAGCGTTCATCTGTCGTTCAATCGGTAGAACGACCAACCAACAGGGGAGGACTACTAGTCGCGATTCTGTTTTAATATGACCTATATCCACAAAGAGTGCAGCGATATTCTAAGTGGCTAGTGACCGGTTTGTTCCACAAGCCACTGGTTTGCTAGGTCACATGTGGTACGCGTAAATAAGTACATAACCACTGTAGGAGTTTCACGTAATCTGAACGAACAATATTTAGCCCTGTTCTCAGTAAACTACATATACAATGGCCTCTAAGTACATAGCCGCACCGCATGCATGTTTTATGTAAATTGAGCCAATGTGTGCGCCTCACGTTGATCACCTCGTTTTTGCTGTTGTTTTCGTTTGGTGTATAGTTTGTGATAATTCGAATGCACTTAATCAAATTAGTTGCTTTTGGTGATTGTTTTTtcctgacgaaaaaaaaagttgttagtTAAGAATGCAGCAAGGACTATTTACTGTACTGTCGACAAGAAACTCGGAAACCGACCCTACGCGGTCAAAACAGCCCACAGCACAGTCAACAACCTGACGAACGGTGTCTTCGTCTGCTCGTGAAGCCTTGAGGCCACCGGCCGGATCACCGTTGGGCGCGAATGTGGTCTTCTTCTTGGGCTTCTTTTCGGTCATCTCGGTAGCCACCCTGGGGATTTGGGGGAGAAAACCATCTATGCACTTCTATCCACATGTGAATTAAGTTTCAGCTGCATAATATATCGCGTATAAGACGTCACGTTAAAGCGCGTATGTATAAAGCAGCACGTGCCACAAGAACAAGTGGGAGACTTCCAACAACTCTtaaaaaaaggaagaggaagcagttcTATTATGATATTCCCCACACTGTGGATAACACCACTCAAAAGGGCATTACATGGGTGCTGTGAACGAAAGATTCTAATATCTTCGAAGAACTGGTCTGCTGAAAACTTGAGAAAACTTGATACTGATTAATCATATCACAGCTATTCCAAAAAAAGCTTGTTGAACATGTACAGTGATAGACTACGCAACTTCCCTCCTTCTGAACTGTAACTGCCTACTTCCTGTAACGCTGTGCAGGAGAGTCAAGTTGAATAAGCCTATAGTTTAGTTAGCTGCAGTCTTGCCTTTCCCTTGACTCTTCACACTCTCGTTGTATGCAGTGCTAAACTGTGGGCGAGCTAGGAATGTCACTTGGACGCATTCTCTGATAAAGAAGCTGTTCCTGCATGCAGTACAGTGTGCGTGACGAAAAACAAGCAATCCAGTCGAAAGAACCCGCTCTATAAACCTTTTCATAAAAGGTTCTCTGGCCGCCGCCATAGTCCCCCACTGGACATTGGAAAGTAGGCGTTGGTCTCCTAAAAACGCAGTACTGAGGCAGTGACCTCAGTCTGCACTCCACAGACGCAGTCCAGTAAGAAGGCGTTTCTTCTCTTCCGTGAAAAGGTCTATAGAAATCACGCTTTCTTTGGCACCACCTCCACATGTGGGCACTGCGAATGTGACAAGATTATAGAACGCATACTGATCGTAGCAGCTCACAGTTCTTCGCACATAGCCGAGCTAAATGGACAACAGAATCTTTTTAGAGAAAAGTGTCATTCAAAAAGGTTCTTTCAGAGGTCCGTTTGGAGGAAAAGGTACGCAACCCAGCAATGCGATGCGGGCGTCGCCACTCTTTATAAACACGACGGGGCTAGCTGATCGATCGTGGGTGCGTAACGGACAGGCCCACGTATACCATGCAAATGACACTTTCTACtgtttcctttctcttttttttatcatttaacCCACTTTCGCCGGAAACAAGGTTACAAATTGTACTTCCGTCTTGTTGACCACTCTGTCGTTCttttctctcctcctcctccttgattaTAAGACGCTCCTTCGACACTACTACCTCATCTAGGTCTCTGGGCTGCCGATCAACGCGACGTGAAGCACTGCTGCCGCCGCACGGATTCACTCACGAGCTTCCCGTGGTGAGGCTGGCGCGTTCCCGAACGACCATCCAGAGCTGGGCGCAGATCTTGGTGTAAGCGTAGCCCATGACCAGGGTGGGTATGCACAGCACCAGGATGAGCATGTAGATCTCGAAGGAGCGCCAGGCTCCGGGGCTGGCCTCGTCGCGCATGCACCAGTAGGCGCGACGGTGGACGCCCATCTCCACGTGAACCTGGGCGCGGGAAGAGAGACTTCGAGTTTCGCGCCACGAGAATCGTCGGACAGCAATGCTATAGACGccttcactgtttacaaacacggaTAGGGAAAAGTTTTAGTTCCTTCAACCAAGAGACAACCACTT
This genomic interval from Rhipicephalus microplus isolate Deutch F79 chromosome 10, USDA_Rmic, whole genome shotgun sequence contains the following:
- the LOC119180575 gene encoding QRFP-like peptide receptor, whose protein sequence is MEETNSSEELALFPEEGMPEDYDYEDSAWRFDLADLVPTAAVYGATLLLGLVGNLLIVYTVARFPRMRSISNLFLASLASADLLIVLLCVPVKFGQLFSYTWTLGEVGCKLLLYVQHVSMICSVLNLTFLSIERYYAVIHPVRSRYLCTFSQARRVIIFIWVAAFLTALPIIFVQVHVEMGVHRRAYWCMRDEASPGAWRSFEIYMLILVLCIPTLVMGYAYTKICAQLWMVVRERASLTTGSSVATEMTEKKPKKKTTFAPNGDPAGGLKASRADEDTVRQVIKMLILVVCLFVLCWAPILILNVLTAFGGVATLNYSYLKPLRTCFHLLSYLNSCVNPLVYGFMSRSFRGSFREALIGCMHPGSASPWRGATMRLSRTRTTSVSMGRSATYVT